The sequence TAAATGTCTTCCCTGAGCTAGTAGTCCAAGTGAAATGTACAATGATGAGCTCTTCACAAAGTGGGAAAAAAAACTTTGGGAAATTGATTTGTGTGTGAAAACCTGGTTTATTTTTGACAAGATGGGTTCTAATAATAGTATTTTAAAACATCCCTTTGACTTGAAAGCAGTAAATTGTTAGCTTTGACGATAGATCTTTCGTATTTAATTTGCAGTTTCTATTTACGATCACTGAACATAGCTTGAGGAGGATAATTAAACGCATGTAAAGCATTGAATCGAAGAGACAACTCTACATGGCGAAGAGATCAAAAAGGCGTCCTACACGGCACAAAAGGAATGAGCAAATGGGTTGTATGTGGGGTCTGATTAGTTTGTTCGACTTCCGACAGGGtcgatccactagaagactgcTTTCGGATAGAATTCGAGTGTGTGAGCAGTCTGTCGGTATGTGTTCTGTGTAGAAGTTGTTGCTACAAGCATTATCGTGTTGTACGATTCACGTAATGTTCAGAATCCGATCCATGGATGAAATGTTTGGTATTTTTGTTGTCTGTAGGTGTTGAACACTCAAGTACTAAAACAACCTTACAGGGTTCAACTGAAAAATGTGAAGATGTGGCGGTGGTGAGTTTAGGTGTTCGTTACATTCTAGTTGACTTGTGATTTGTCTGCTCTATTcaatctttctttttctttttgaaaTCCTTTTGGATCTTCAGGAAGCTGAAGAAAACACGATGCCTTTGATTGATGTTGTCAAACCAAGTGTGAAGGAACTCATGGAGGAAGAGATGATCAACGAGCAAGGCTTAAAGAACCGGCGAAATGATTCCGAAATGTGTTTGGACCAAGTTGACGTTAAATATGGACAGCATAAGAAAAAGAATCCTAAAAGAAAGAACAGAATTTGCAACAACTCCAGTGATATGGATATCTCTGagttgggtatcaaaacctacTTGGTGCCTGGAAATTTTGAAGAAGTTCCTGAACCAAAAACAGCTAATAGTTTTGATCTGGAAATGATAATGGAAGAGTTGGCCAAGATTAATCAGAGAAGCGCAAACTACGAGAAGCCTAATTTTAATGCTGATCTTGGAGTACCACGTGATCATGCTGTCACGGTTGTTGAAGAAGAAATAGTATCAGCGATAAAGCTGTTCATAGAACAGAGGGTAAGTAGCGATGGCAAGCATTTAGGAGAGGAGCGGAAATCATGTTGCTCCAGAGAGTTTGCAGATGCTCTGCAAATATTAAGTACAAATAAGCacgtatttttgaaattactgAAGGATCCAAACTCTGTGCTAGTTAAATGTATCCAAAATTTGGACAATGCTCGGATTGAGTCTGGATCCTGTTTGTCAGAGGAAAAGTCAATAAATCTGAAATCTGATGAATTTACTAGCCGTAAACACCGCAACTTTTTCGGTAGAAAGAGTACGTCCCTGGAGAGTGATCCGAGTGGAAGGGACAAAAGTAGTCAATCTTCAAGTAAAATTGTCATCCTCAAGCCTGGGCCAGAAGTCGTAAGGAGTCCTGAAATGGCTGTTGATGTTAGAGGGGTTTTATTTCAGTCAAATTACTTGGATAATAAGGGGCAAAATGTGAGAAATTCATCCCAATTCTCGTTTCATGAAATTAAAAGAAAGTTAATGCATGCAATGGGAAAAGAAAAACAGGGCATCTCTCTTGATGGGCTCACAGTTAAACTTTCTTGTAAGCACCGTAACGGGAATAGTGGAGAGAAAGGTGTCTCTGGGGAAAATCTTGCTTGGAGTTCTCCTAATAGGAACCATTTCTACACTGAAAAATTCACTAAATTGTCCACTAGCTTCAGGAAGGGTGAACAAGCTGGTAATTTGAAAGCTAAAGGTTCAGCAATAGTGGATGAAACATGTCAGCATCAGAGACTAGGAGTATCCAGTATTTACATTGAGGCTAAAAAACATCTGTCTGATATACTGAACAACGAAGATGAAAATGCTGAGTCAATCACCGAGCAGTTGCACAAATCGCTGGGTAGGATTCTTTCGTTTCCTGACTATAATAGTTCCCCTTGCTGCAGCCCGGGGAAACATGGAGATGGCAGCATGTTCATAACAGCTCACATGAGATTATCTCCTCGTGGTATAGCTACGAATGGGCAGTTGCAAGAAAACAGTAACAATTATCCGAGTTCAAGTATACCGAATTTGGATAGTCAACGACGCATCTCTGTTGGCACTTCCGATGACAAAGTAGAGTCTCTTGGTATGAATGTTGATGTTGGAGTTAGTGATGACCAAGAACGTTGTTTGGAAAATCAGACCGTTATTGGAGGAACTATTATTGCTGATGGTAAATCAAGACCTTGCTCTTTATAAATGAAAGTTATAATGatcttattatatttattagaaTGTAaaagaatgtttttttttttttttctaatgcaACAGTTTCAAATTCATCTTCGAGAGTTGTGGAGATTGAAGAAATGGCTGAATCAATGCTTTACGAGGACAATGTTTTGACTATTTCTTCTGAATCAATTAGTGGAGATATCCAGAACGTAGATTTTAAAGAGGGAGAAAATCGAGAAAGCGCTGCCAAAAACTTGGAAGACCCTTCTTGTAGATCGGTAAATTCCCCTTCTTTGGTTATTTTATACTTAAAAGGGATTATTAATATAGGATTTGCATGAACACAAAGCTGGACATGGACATGGACTTGCATTTTCAACAGTTGGACTAGTGTTTCTTTCTTAGAATTTTCTTGGCTCTATGCCTTGCTATTGTTTTCCAGGGTTTTGTTTTAGAGGATCAAATATTATCTTCCCCAACTGTATCTCCCACGCAATCTCCAGTAAGCTGTGAAGTCGAAACTTCAGATTGTTTACATGAAAAAATGGAGCGTCCTAGTCCTATATCGGTTCTTGAACCACTGTTTCCATATGATGATGTCAGTCCTGCAAGCACCAAATCACAACTAGGTAAGATCATGGATAATGCAGCATAATAACTTCTTTTAGATTTCTTTGCATGCTATTTTCTGAGCTCAAATTGAAAGCTTTGTGAAATTCAGTTGAAAAAGACATCCCACCGCTACATATCCATTTTGAAGAGCAATCTTCTGCTTCCGACCAAGGAATTTGTGTTAGAATCTCTCTGGAGGACGAGGAATCTGCATTTGAATACGTCGAAGCCGTGTTACTGGGCTCAGGTTTAAACTGGGATGAATTTCTTTCAAGATGGCTTTCTTCCCACGAAATTCTCGACTCTTCATTGTTTGATGAAGTCGAGTTATTTTCTAGTCGACCCCATCACGACCAGAAACTACTATTTGATTGTGCTAATGAAGCTTTAAAGGAGGTATGCGATCGTTATTTCAGATGCTTCTCTGGGATATCAAACCACAAACAAAATATCCGTCCAGTTGCGAAAGGGATGGATCTTATTCACGAGGTATGGAGAGAAGTCGAGTGGCACGTCTGCGAGCATCAATCCCCCCGTTGTCTCGAAAAGCTTGTCGAAAGAGACATGGCAAGATCTGGAAAATGGATGAATCTCCAATCAGATCTGGAGGTAATCTGTTTCGAAATGTGGGAGACTGTTATCGAAGATTTGGTGGAGGACATCATCCTCAGCTGCATAAACGATGCCTCGGAACAGCCTTGTGAAGTGTAACTAACTCGTCTCTTTCTAATCACGAGTTACCTTTTCTATCTACTGCAACATAGCTTATCAGTGGACATAGGATTTTCCAATACATTTTGACTCTTGTGTGGGTGTTTGTTTCATGCATGTTAAGACTAATCAAGTTCATCGCTTCAGACACAGGCACCTGCAAGATAATGTTATTACATTACATGTACAGTAATTTTAACCTGAAGGCTTGCGCACGACCCCGGTTGAGCTCCGTTATATGAATCTTTTCTGTTATTTTGTTCGGtttgaagttcgagttcga comes from Henckelia pumila isolate YLH828 chromosome 4, ASM3356847v2, whole genome shotgun sequence and encodes:
- the LOC140860016 gene encoding uncharacterized protein isoform X2, which codes for MAKRSKRRPTRHKRNEQMGCMWGLISLFDFRQGRSTRRLLSDRIRVCEQSVGVEHSSTKTTLQGSTEKCEDVAVEAEENTMPLIDVVKPSVKELMEEEMINEQGLKNRRNDSEMCLDQVDVKYGQHKKKNPKRKNRICNNSSDMDISELGIKTYLVPGNFEEVPEPKTANSFDLEMIMEELAKINQRSANYEKPNFNADLGVPRDHAVTVVEEEIVSAIKLFIEQRVSSDGKHLGEERKSCCSREFADALQILSTNKHVFLKLLKDPNSVLVKCIQNLDNARIESGSCLSEEKSINLKSDEFTSRKHRNFFGRKSTSLESDPSGRDKSSQSSSKIVILKPGPEVVRSPEMAVDVRGVLFQSNYLDNKGQNVRNSSQFSFHEIKRKLMHAMGKEKQGISLDGLTVKLSCKHRNGNSGEKGVSGENLAWSSPNRNHFYTEKFTKLSTSFRKGEQAGNLKAKGSAIVDETCQHQRLGVSSIYIEAKKHLSDILNNEDENAESITEQLHKSLGRILSFPDYNSSPCCSPGKHGDGSMFITAHMRLSPRGIATNGQLQENSNNYPSSSIPNLDSQRRISVGTSDDKVESLGMNVDVGVSDDQERCLENQTVIGGTIIADVVEIEEMAESMLYEDNVLTISSESISGDIQNVDFKEGENRESAAKNLEDPSCRSGFVLEDQILSSPTVSPTQSPVSCEVETSDCLHEKMERPSPISVLEPLFPYDDVSPASTKSQLVEKDIPPLHIHFEEQSSASDQGICVRISLEDEESAFEYVEAVLLGSGLNWDEFLSRWLSSHEILDSSLFDEVELFSSRPHHDQKLLFDCANEALKEVCDRYFRCFSGISNHKQNIRPVAKGMDLIHEVWREVEWHVCEHQSPRCLEKLVERDMARSGKWMNLQSDLEVICFEMWETVIEDLVEDIILSCINDASEQPCEV
- the LOC140860016 gene encoding uncharacterized protein isoform X1, translating into MAKRSKRRPTRHKRNEQMGCMWGLISLFDFRQGRSTRRLLSDRIRVCEQSVGVEHSSTKTTLQGSTEKCEDVAVEAEENTMPLIDVVKPSVKELMEEEMINEQGLKNRRNDSEMCLDQVDVKYGQHKKKNPKRKNRICNNSSDMDISELGIKTYLVPGNFEEVPEPKTANSFDLEMIMEELAKINQRSANYEKPNFNADLGVPRDHAVTVVEEEIVSAIKLFIEQRVSSDGKHLGEERKSCCSREFADALQILSTNKHVFLKLLKDPNSVLVKCIQNLDNARIESGSCLSEEKSINLKSDEFTSRKHRNFFGRKSTSLESDPSGRDKSSQSSSKIVILKPGPEVVRSPEMAVDVRGVLFQSNYLDNKGQNVRNSSQFSFHEIKRKLMHAMGKEKQGISLDGLTVKLSCKHRNGNSGEKGVSGENLAWSSPNRNHFYTEKFTKLSTSFRKGEQAGNLKAKGSAIVDETCQHQRLGVSSIYIEAKKHLSDILNNEDENAESITEQLHKSLGRILSFPDYNSSPCCSPGKHGDGSMFITAHMRLSPRGIATNGQLQENSNNYPSSSIPNLDSQRRISVGTSDDKVESLGMNVDVGVSDDQERCLENQTVIGGTIIADVSNSSSRVVEIEEMAESMLYEDNVLTISSESISGDIQNVDFKEGENRESAAKNLEDPSCRSGFVLEDQILSSPTVSPTQSPVSCEVETSDCLHEKMERPSPISVLEPLFPYDDVSPASTKSQLVEKDIPPLHIHFEEQSSASDQGICVRISLEDEESAFEYVEAVLLGSGLNWDEFLSRWLSSHEILDSSLFDEVELFSSRPHHDQKLLFDCANEALKEVCDRYFRCFSGISNHKQNIRPVAKGMDLIHEVWREVEWHVCEHQSPRCLEKLVERDMARSGKWMNLQSDLEVICFEMWETVIEDLVEDIILSCINDASEQPCEV